A genomic stretch from Arthrobacter sp. KBS0702 includes:
- a CDS encoding DUF3883 domain-containing protein, whose protein sequence is MVQEEMQVVSPKQRRTLSRTSSYLDALATALRDLGGPTTIPHELTQNADDAGNATTVTFKVDDEALTVTNDGTFTDCKDDGDTCLWARRCDLHAFRRFAGRNKADDAKTTGAFGVGFTSVYQITDRPELLYADQHWIIDESASENERIRACEGDCRRSHTADGTTFVLPWARGNSEFRAALSVPPVTDETVAEIEDALLEAAKPMLMFLQHVSQIEVTTRKRHYRVEAARTANGVVIKDDVNNTNWLFLTADFRPQAEALVAASHGLIDADRSSAVTVALPIGAEFTPGMLYATLPTQTPSGLPGRVNAAFYPSTDRKSVRFESDVYSDWNRAAIAAVGSALADGAMDLVRQIGIPAFWEILGEIESLSRNAASNSSDHSQTYLDELFPVVSDLPVIETTHGAFVTPAAAYLPMLSEAYDSADALNSIGMTVVSKTLHRRLHTNSVYRSFGIRLLTSSHVVRHLMAAGFTTPFTPSTDTLTMAQVKQLLAVLSLFQGNISNVEGIRGVAIVPCGNGLIAPASKVVWPSSAEEAGLFELLVEGLFMADADIITVLCPGLQQLWKPLDVTQAAALLERVDTENLSELGDELLAWFDRHLLEIDSSKAPEIAALPIFPTSSKTFRPLTALSLPQDFDDPVNVASLVDFETARDYHRLLDRLGARPLDVVSYFLIHALPAAKNLQLDSTQAAQLLSLVARYEVELEPHRHEFAKAVLIPGLDGKLHTADELHLPSNEMAVLAPDLPLADTAAVPSTVLEWLGVARIPTDVALEVAVTRLAAGTSDSGEKVATAILHVLQLRATHAASSTEQGPAPAFLTSLPWLPLKRGGTSKPSEVLPTNARHLYGTQGNELGLSSPSQVRYFSQLTWLGMPSSPPVQIVVEHLKHCSDTGTDLNPDVYRVLSANAEDDAVKQLRSSRCIHLGQGVFVSPSTTFWGRTPFGRWGAELPGTMRVHQKFFDAVGVREEPGPFEVAAVLKAIADEFGTGFLGEDAERAVHGCWSRLSELLDHPEAARVLTELGHTRSALDPRGVLASPNGLFFEDSRGTCKRFKLLTNNVVPRAQSTWPSLERSGVRRVEELITALLAGGASQPDDELPHLITERIGAFRRLLSDDQSIRAMQQVKMFRAQDLAVKFRAELYGYTEVVGPDPTDAIYLRETDQLVYDHRSTTRALARELARAIHPDDDPGRLAIQLQPVIDAASAEDAHSALDDYGIDRLDTEEREAAWSAVAQFNAELDVLADNDVDPAAHAAEHHAVAGDQTHSPSSTSESNYAGTASATPNLKNRHTDFVHAPANSTPEFPDQAGLGFRSHKIQDEGGAENGDSGGEGLDARTRNGRGHANRSRSGRQTRLRSYVLNSDSDDSGRGAFGDEAPDFTPIDTAGVARVLEYEKKCGREPVEMEHGNHGFDVESYDRRNNLVRRIEIKSTGGAWSVAGVMLSQRQHKQAREDGNLFWLYVVENALDDENAHIFRIQNPAGRIDYFGFDDGWKTIAETDIERDPAGAPVLLSTRSIFGLS, encoded by the coding sequence ATGGTTCAGGAGGAAATGCAAGTGGTATCACCCAAGCAGCGACGAACGCTCTCGAGAACTTCCAGCTACTTGGATGCACTAGCGACTGCGCTTCGCGACCTTGGCGGTCCGACAACGATTCCCCACGAACTGACTCAAAACGCCGACGACGCCGGCAACGCGACCACTGTCACGTTCAAAGTCGACGATGAAGCGCTGACGGTGACGAACGATGGCACCTTCACCGACTGCAAGGACGACGGAGACACTTGCCTCTGGGCTCGACGCTGTGACCTACACGCATTCAGGCGCTTTGCTGGCCGCAACAAGGCAGACGACGCCAAAACTACAGGCGCATTCGGCGTCGGTTTCACCTCGGTCTATCAGATCACGGATCGCCCGGAGCTCCTCTATGCGGACCAGCACTGGATAATCGACGAGTCTGCGTCCGAAAATGAGCGGATCCGGGCCTGCGAAGGTGACTGCCGACGTAGTCACACCGCGGACGGAACGACGTTTGTACTTCCCTGGGCACGAGGGAACAGCGAATTTCGTGCTGCGCTTTCAGTTCCTCCGGTTACCGATGAGACAGTCGCCGAAATCGAGGACGCTCTGCTTGAAGCCGCCAAGCCAATGCTTATGTTTCTTCAGCATGTGTCGCAGATCGAAGTCACGACTCGCAAGCGTCACTATCGGGTCGAAGCGGCCCGGACGGCTAATGGCGTAGTCATCAAAGATGACGTCAACAACACTAACTGGCTGTTCTTGACAGCCGACTTTCGCCCGCAAGCAGAAGCTCTAGTCGCCGCTTCCCACGGGCTGATCGACGCCGACCGTTCCAGCGCCGTCACTGTTGCGCTTCCGATTGGGGCCGAATTCACTCCCGGGATGCTCTATGCAACTCTGCCTACGCAAACACCGAGCGGTCTTCCGGGCCGTGTGAATGCCGCTTTCTATCCCAGCACCGACCGAAAGTCCGTTCGCTTCGAGAGTGATGTCTACTCCGACTGGAACCGCGCTGCGATCGCCGCTGTCGGCTCCGCCCTCGCCGACGGTGCGATGGACCTGGTTCGCCAGATCGGCATTCCCGCTTTTTGGGAAATACTTGGAGAGATTGAAAGTCTTTCGCGGAATGCAGCAAGCAACAGTTCGGACCATTCGCAGACTTACCTTGACGAGTTGTTCCCTGTTGTATCGGATCTACCTGTCATAGAGACTACGCACGGCGCGTTCGTAACTCCGGCCGCAGCGTATCTCCCGATGCTTAGCGAAGCATACGATTCGGCTGACGCCCTCAACTCGATCGGTATGACGGTAGTTTCGAAAACCCTCCATCGGAGACTCCACACGAACAGTGTCTATAGGTCATTTGGAATCCGGCTCCTGACCTCCTCACACGTCGTGCGACACCTGATGGCGGCGGGCTTCACCACGCCCTTTACGCCGTCGACCGACACTTTAACCATGGCGCAGGTTAAACAGCTACTCGCCGTGCTGAGCCTTTTTCAGGGCAATATCTCCAACGTTGAGGGCATCAGAGGAGTCGCGATCGTCCCCTGTGGCAATGGCCTGATCGCGCCGGCTTCCAAGGTTGTCTGGCCATCCTCCGCCGAGGAAGCGGGGCTATTCGAGCTCCTCGTCGAGGGCCTCTTCATGGCGGACGCGGACATTATCACCGTGCTTTGCCCGGGGCTGCAACAGCTCTGGAAGCCTCTGGACGTCACTCAGGCAGCCGCTCTCCTTGAACGCGTCGATACCGAGAACCTGTCCGAGCTCGGGGACGAACTGCTCGCCTGGTTCGACCGACACTTACTTGAAATTGATTCATCCAAAGCACCCGAAATTGCAGCCTTGCCGATTTTCCCAACATCGAGCAAGACGTTCCGCCCTCTAACCGCGTTGTCGCTACCACAGGACTTCGACGACCCTGTCAACGTAGCCAGTCTCGTCGATTTTGAAACGGCGCGTGACTATCACCGGCTGCTCGACCGCTTGGGGGCTCGCCCTCTCGACGTCGTATCGTACTTCTTGATTCACGCATTGCCTGCAGCAAAGAACCTCCAGCTTGACAGCACTCAAGCCGCGCAACTTCTATCTCTAGTAGCCCGCTACGAGGTCGAGCTCGAGCCTCACAGGCATGAGTTTGCCAAAGCTGTTCTAATTCCAGGACTCGACGGCAAATTGCACACAGCTGATGAACTTCACCTCCCGTCAAATGAAATGGCCGTCCTTGCTCCGGATCTTCCGCTCGCGGACACCGCCGCCGTGCCTTCAACTGTCTTGGAGTGGCTTGGGGTCGCCCGAATTCCAACAGATGTGGCGCTCGAAGTTGCAGTGACCCGGCTGGCTGCCGGTACTTCGGATTCCGGTGAGAAAGTAGCCACAGCGATCCTCCATGTGCTGCAACTGCGCGCAACACATGCGGCCAGTTCCACTGAACAAGGGCCAGCACCAGCGTTCCTGACTTCACTTCCGTGGCTGCCGCTCAAGCGTGGGGGAACTAGCAAACCTTCGGAAGTGCTCCCTACGAACGCCCGGCATTTGTACGGTACGCAAGGGAACGAGCTTGGACTCTCGTCTCCCTCGCAGGTGCGCTACTTTTCACAATTAACTTGGCTCGGTATGCCGTCTAGCCCGCCTGTTCAGATCGTTGTCGAGCACCTTAAGCATTGCTCCGATACAGGAACAGATTTGAATCCGGACGTTTACCGAGTGCTGAGCGCCAACGCCGAGGACGACGCGGTCAAGCAACTTCGCAGCAGTCGGTGCATTCATCTTGGCCAGGGTGTGTTTGTGTCGCCATCCACGACGTTCTGGGGACGAACACCATTCGGTCGCTGGGGCGCGGAGCTGCCGGGCACTATGCGCGTTCACCAGAAGTTCTTCGATGCGGTCGGCGTTCGGGAAGAACCAGGCCCATTTGAGGTCGCAGCGGTGCTGAAAGCCATAGCTGACGAGTTCGGAACTGGCTTCCTCGGCGAGGATGCCGAGAGGGCTGTTCACGGCTGTTGGTCTCGCCTTTCTGAACTCCTCGACCACCCGGAAGCGGCCCGCGTGCTGACCGAACTTGGGCACACCAGGTCTGCGCTCGATCCTCGAGGCGTCCTCGCAAGCCCCAACGGTCTTTTCTTCGAAGACAGCAGGGGTACGTGCAAGCGGTTCAAACTGCTCACGAACAATGTGGTCCCGCGAGCGCAATCCACTTGGCCGTCACTCGAGCGCTCCGGCGTGCGGCGAGTCGAGGAACTAATCACAGCCTTGCTGGCCGGAGGTGCGTCCCAGCCGGACGACGAGCTCCCTCATCTGATAACGGAGCGCATTGGGGCCTTCCGTCGCTTGCTCAGCGACGACCAGTCAATCAGGGCAATGCAGCAGGTCAAAATGTTCCGCGCTCAGGATCTTGCTGTGAAATTCCGGGCCGAGCTGTACGGCTACACAGAGGTGGTGGGACCGGACCCCACCGACGCCATCTACTTGCGTGAGACAGACCAACTCGTTTACGACCATAGGTCCACCACACGTGCCCTCGCGCGAGAACTTGCACGGGCGATTCATCCCGACGACGATCCGGGGCGGCTAGCGATTCAACTCCAGCCAGTGATCGACGCGGCTTCCGCTGAGGACGCGCACAGCGCTCTTGACGACTATGGCATCGATAGGCTGGACACGGAGGAGCGTGAAGCCGCATGGAGCGCCGTTGCCCAGTTCAATGCTGAACTAGACGTCCTCGCAGACAACGACGTAGATCCAGCCGCCCACGCGGCTGAACACCACGCCGTTGCAGGAGATCAGACCCACTCGCCTTCATCAACGTCCGAGTCCAATTACGCTGGAACCGCCAGTGCAACCCCCAACCTTAAGAATCGTCATACTGATTTTGTGCACGCTCCAGCTAATTCCACGCCTGAGTTCCCTGACCAGGCGGGCCTAGGGTTCCGTTCACACAAGATTCAAGATGAGGGCGGGGCCGAGAACGGCGACAGCGGAGGTGAAGGACTCGACGCAAGGACAAGGAATGGACGGGGCCATGCGAACCGCTCCAGGTCGGGTCGACAGACCCGGCTGCGCTCCTACGTTCTCAACTCCGACAGCGACGACAGCGGGCGCGGGGCCTTTGGCGACGAGGCTCCGGACTTCACTCCGATTGACACCGCCGGCGTTGCACGTGTCCTCGAATACGAAAAGAAGTGTGGTCGGGAACCCGTCGAAATGGAGCACGGCAACCACGGATTCGACGTCGAATCCTACGACCGGCGCAACAATCTCGTGCGACGTATCGAGATCAAGTCCACAGGCGGCGCTTGGTCAGTGGCGGGGGTGATGCTGTCACAGCGGCAGCACAAGCAAGCACGAGAGGACGGAAACTTGTTTTGGCTTTACGTCGTCGAGAATGCTCTGGACGACGAAAATGCTCATATCTTCAGAATCCAGAACCCGGCCGGACGCATCGACTACTTTGGTTTCGACGACGGGTGGAAGACCATCGCCGAAACCGACATCGAACGAGACCCAGCCGGGGCGCCTGTTCTACTTTCAACTCGCAGCATCTTCGGGTTGTCCTGA
- a CDS encoding DUF3427 domain-containing protein: MTNYIWGAAAEQLPEGLYELLNTDALGGLLGQEAELQPVFAEIEDEDSPDILSRHVADAVRRALSAAKPADRVALANKLLQELSTGDRIAPGPTQLQSLHRPDTLKRRNLRRPTTKLSDSALLTNSKDDPNLAAELRTEIESANTVDLLCAFVRWTGLRLLEPALEQLKERGARLRVITTTYMGATERRAIDELVDRYGAEVKINYETQATRLHAKAWLFRRNSGFDTAYVGSSNLSQAALLDGLEWNVRLSSVGTPTLLQKFEVTFDSYWEQRAFQSYDPERDGEKLDAALDRNGGRRTAIPGAATGLELQPFLHQEEMLEDLEVERLKGFNHNLLVAATGTGKTVIAALDYKRLREAAGKDLKLLFVAHRQEILKQAMRTYRDVMQDGAFGELYVGEHKPRQWKHIFASVQSLSSLGIDKLEPDFFDVVVIDEFHHAMAPTYRRLLDHLQPQQLLGLTATPERGDGVDVAQQFFDGRTASELRLWDALDADLLVPFHYFGISDDVDLSQLEWKRGNYDTAQLNNLYTGNDARAAKVIRELRDKVTSTEQMRAIGFCVSVQHAHYMAEVFNRAGIASVAVDGSTDDADRAAALKRLAEREINCVFAVDLFNEGLDLPQVDTILMLRPTQSATIFLQQLGRGLRRAEGKAVLTVMDFIGQQRREFRFDLRYRALTGYGRKELEKAVEDEFPYLPSGSQIVLDRVAQKVVLDNIKAQLRFNRAQLVRDIASYAETELASYLERSGNDVKSIYRSTRDSWTGYLRQARLIDGYSPLETVLGGRIRELSDADEKKLLGRMAALIHVDDPERAAAYSMLVGADAPRYAELGMREQTFARMLFYTLWDDGGGFPSYDAGLDYLRGYQFVCSEIRQIVKLGVATSKHAAKGLGAGLQHVPLLSHATYRREEILAALQYGSLELGKNVQHREGVAWCPATSTDAFFVTLNKDDKKHSATTMYKDYAISPELFHWESQNATSPGSPTGRRYLDRAAHGSKVLIFTRDTSEDETGLTVPYTCLGQVDYVQHSGEKPIAITWKLHRPMPADVFATAAVVAQ, encoded by the coding sequence GTGACTAATTACATTTGGGGAGCGGCAGCGGAGCAGCTGCCCGAGGGCCTGTACGAACTTCTCAATACGGATGCACTTGGTGGCCTGCTTGGTCAGGAAGCAGAACTGCAGCCAGTCTTCGCAGAAATCGAAGACGAAGATTCCCCGGATATCCTCTCCCGCCACGTAGCAGACGCCGTCCGCCGGGCCCTGAGCGCGGCCAAACCAGCCGACCGCGTCGCCCTCGCGAACAAGCTCCTCCAGGAACTGAGCACCGGAGACCGCATCGCCCCCGGTCCCACCCAACTCCAGTCCCTCCACCGCCCGGACACCCTCAAACGCCGCAACCTCCGCCGCCCCACCACCAAACTGAGCGACTCCGCTCTTCTGACCAACAGCAAAGACGATCCCAACCTCGCCGCGGAACTCAGGACCGAGATCGAGTCGGCCAACACGGTGGACCTGCTCTGCGCCTTTGTCCGCTGGACCGGACTAAGGCTCCTCGAACCCGCCCTAGAGCAACTCAAAGAACGCGGCGCCCGCCTAAGGGTCATCACCACCACCTACATGGGCGCCACGGAACGTCGCGCCATCGACGAACTCGTCGACCGCTACGGCGCCGAAGTGAAGATCAACTACGAAACCCAGGCCACCCGCCTCCATGCCAAGGCCTGGCTGTTCCGCCGCAACTCCGGCTTCGACACGGCCTATGTCGGCAGTTCAAACCTCAGCCAGGCCGCGCTTCTAGACGGCCTGGAATGGAATGTGCGGCTCAGCTCCGTCGGCACGCCCACCCTGCTGCAGAAATTCGAGGTCACCTTCGACAGCTACTGGGAACAGCGCGCTTTCCAAAGCTACGACCCGGAACGCGACGGCGAAAAGCTGGACGCTGCGCTGGACCGCAACGGCGGCCGGCGTACGGCAATCCCCGGGGCAGCCACCGGCCTTGAGCTCCAGCCCTTCCTCCACCAAGAGGAGATGCTCGAAGATCTCGAAGTCGAACGGCTCAAAGGCTTCAACCACAACCTCCTGGTCGCCGCCACCGGCACTGGCAAGACCGTCATCGCGGCGCTGGACTACAAGCGCCTCCGCGAAGCGGCGGGCAAGGACCTGAAGTTGCTCTTTGTCGCCCACCGCCAGGAAATCCTCAAGCAGGCCATGCGCACCTACCGCGACGTCATGCAGGACGGCGCCTTCGGCGAGCTCTACGTCGGGGAGCACAAACCACGGCAGTGGAAGCACATCTTCGCCTCGGTCCAGTCACTGTCCTCCCTCGGCATCGACAAGCTGGAACCCGACTTCTTTGACGTCGTCGTCATAGACGAATTTCACCACGCCATGGCACCCACCTACCGCCGGCTGCTGGACCACCTGCAGCCGCAGCAGCTGCTCGGCCTGACCGCAACGCCGGAACGGGGCGATGGGGTCGACGTCGCCCAGCAGTTCTTCGACGGCCGCACCGCAAGCGAACTGCGCCTCTGGGATGCCCTGGACGCCGATCTGCTGGTACCGTTCCACTATTTCGGCATCTCGGACGACGTCGACCTGAGCCAGCTGGAATGGAAGCGCGGCAACTATGACACCGCGCAGCTGAACAACCTCTACACCGGCAACGACGCGCGCGCCGCCAAGGTGATCCGCGAACTCCGTGACAAGGTCACCAGCACCGAGCAGATGCGGGCCATCGGCTTCTGCGTCTCGGTCCAGCACGCCCACTACATGGCCGAGGTCTTCAACCGCGCCGGCATCGCCTCCGTAGCGGTTGACGGCAGCACCGACGACGCCGACCGCGCGGCAGCGCTGAAGCGGCTCGCCGAACGCGAGATCAACTGCGTCTTCGCCGTCGACCTCTTCAACGAAGGCCTGGACCTCCCGCAGGTGGACACCATCCTGATGCTCCGGCCCACGCAGAGCGCCACCATCTTCCTCCAGCAACTGGGACGAGGGCTGCGCCGCGCCGAGGGCAAGGCGGTACTGACCGTCATGGACTTCATCGGCCAGCAACGCCGCGAGTTCCGCTTCGACCTGCGCTACCGGGCACTCACCGGCTACGGGCGCAAGGAACTGGAAAAGGCCGTCGAGGACGAGTTCCCCTACCTGCCGTCGGGCTCGCAGATTGTGCTGGACCGGGTGGCGCAGAAGGTGGTGCTGGACAACATCAAGGCCCAACTCCGGTTCAACCGCGCCCAGCTGGTCCGGGACATCGCCTCCTACGCGGAGACGGAACTGGCAAGCTATCTGGAGCGGTCCGGGAACGACGTGAAGTCGATCTACCGGTCCACCAGGGATTCGTGGACCGGCTACCTGCGCCAGGCCCGGCTGATCGACGGGTACTCGCCGCTGGAGACGGTGCTTGGCGGAAGGATCCGGGAGCTGTCCGACGCCGACGAGAAGAAGCTCCTTGGCCGGATGGCCGCGCTGATCCATGTGGATGATCCGGAACGCGCCGCGGCGTACTCGATGCTGGTCGGCGCCGACGCGCCCCGCTACGCGGAGCTCGGCATGCGCGAGCAGACGTTCGCCCGCATGCTGTTCTACACGCTCTGGGACGACGGCGGCGGTTTCCCGTCGTACGACGCCGGCCTGGACTATCTGCGCGGCTACCAGTTCGTGTGCAGTGAGATCCGCCAGATCGTGAAGCTCGGCGTGGCCACGTCCAAGCATGCCGCCAAGGGCCTCGGTGCGGGGCTGCAGCACGTTCCGCTGCTCTCGCACGCAACCTACCGGCGCGAGGAGATCCTGGCGGCGCTCCAGTACGGGTCGCTGGAACTCGGCAAGAACGTGCAGCACCGCGAAGGTGTGGCCTGGTGTCCCGCGACGTCCACGGACGCCTTCTTCGTTACGCTCAACAAGGACGACAAGAAGCACTCGGCTACGACGATGTATAAGGACTATGCGATCAGCCCTGAGCTCTTTCACTGGGAATCGCAGAACGCCACCTCGCCGGGAAGTCCGACGGGCAGGCGCTACCTGGACCGGGCTGCTCATGGCTCGAAGGTCCTGATCTTCACGCGCGACACGTCGGAGGACGAGACCGGGCTGACCGTTCCGTACACGTGCCTGGGCCAGGTGGACTATGTGCAGCACTCGGGTGAAAAGCCGATCGCGATCACGTGGAAGCTTCACCGGCCGATGCCGGCGGATGTGTTTGCGACGGCTGCTGTGGTGGCGCAATGA
- a CDS encoding restriction endonuclease, with amino-acid sequence MKIAERIILGDLNKFQHGEAWEQAETEIEAAIHAVVWPPGAIDFTIQPARKGNGVVPIKAECMSSLKAAGWEVERRFGIPGDVRPGPIDAQKEINGDVILLEWETGNISSSHRALNKMAVGIKSTNAIAGVLIVPSADCAKYLTDRIGNIRELRPYFPIWEEWASSYGFLAIYVVEHDNVDSDVQLIGKGLDGRARGAVRA; translated from the coding sequence GTGAAAATAGCTGAACGGATAATTCTCGGAGACCTTAACAAATTTCAACACGGCGAAGCTTGGGAGCAAGCTGAAACCGAAATCGAGGCAGCAATTCACGCTGTAGTCTGGCCTCCTGGGGCGATAGACTTTACGATCCAACCGGCACGGAAAGGTAACGGCGTTGTGCCAATAAAGGCAGAGTGCATGTCCTCTTTGAAGGCCGCCGGTTGGGAGGTAGAACGGAGGTTTGGGATACCAGGCGACGTGCGGCCTGGGCCCATTGACGCTCAGAAGGAAATCAACGGAGACGTAATTCTTCTAGAATGGGAGACGGGAAACATATCGTCGAGCCACAGGGCGCTCAACAAAATGGCGGTAGGAATTAAGTCCACAAATGCAATAGCCGGCGTACTCATAGTCCCGAGCGCTGACTGCGCAAAGTATCTAACGGACCGCATTGGAAATATCCGAGAGTTGCGACCATACTTTCCAATCTGGGAAGAGTGGGCGAGCTCATATGGGTTTCTGGCGATCTACGTGGTGGAGCACGACAATGTTGACAGCGACGTTCAGCTCATCGGAAAAGGACTGGATGGGCGGGCTAGAGGAGCAGTCAGAGCCTAG
- a CDS encoding site-specific DNA-methyltransferase, whose amino-acid sequence MELELATDLGKLYRGDCMDLLAEMESDSVDVVFADPPFNLGKDYGRGITDEMKEHEYLDWSRAWITECARVLAPGGAFFLYNLPKWNISNGQSMLDLGLLFRHWVAIDIKFGLPIQKKLYPSHYSLLYFTKGKPKTFERPRLPIDVCRHCGKDIKDYGGHRNKLHPDGINLTDVWFDISPVRHKRTKNRGANELSEKLLERVLTIASVPGDMVFDPFGGSGTTYAVAEKMHRRWIGVEIGDCSHITNRLIGVENVVDMPNAGDSVRKPRKRLDRIEAS is encoded by the coding sequence TTGGAACTGGAACTCGCAACCGACCTGGGGAAGTTATACAGAGGCGACTGCATGGATCTGCTTGCGGAAATGGAGTCCGATTCTGTGGACGTCGTTTTCGCTGATCCGCCGTTCAACCTCGGCAAGGACTACGGCAGGGGCATAACCGACGAAATGAAGGAGCATGAATACTTGGATTGGAGCCGTGCCTGGATCACGGAGTGCGCCAGGGTTCTGGCGCCAGGCGGGGCATTTTTCCTTTATAACCTCCCCAAGTGGAACATAAGCAACGGGCAAAGCATGCTGGATCTTGGGTTGCTGTTCCGACACTGGGTTGCCATCGATATTAAATTCGGATTGCCAATCCAAAAGAAGCTCTATCCAAGCCATTACTCCCTGTTGTATTTCACCAAAGGCAAGCCGAAGACGTTTGAGCGCCCGCGCCTCCCGATTGATGTCTGCCGCCATTGCGGCAAAGACATCAAGGACTACGGAGGGCATCGTAATAAGCTGCATCCCGATGGGATCAATCTGACCGATGTCTGGTTTGACATTTCCCCAGTGAGGCATAAACGAACTAAAAACCGCGGAGCAAACGAACTCAGTGAGAAGTTGTTGGAGCGGGTTCTCACTATCGCCAGCGTTCCCGGTGATATGGTCTTCGACCCTTTTGGCGGAAGCGGCACGACGTATGCCGTTGCCGAGAAAATGCATCGACGATGGATCGGTGTCGAAATCGGCGATTGTTCCCACATAACGAATCGACTCATTGGCGTCGAAAATGTCGTAGACATGCCCAATGCTGGAGACAGCGTACGGAAACCCCGGAAGCGCCTCGATAGAATCGAGGCTTCATAG
- a CDS encoding ATP-binding protein, with the protein MTESESTVNGRSNSDASRGAESFDGEILVGSRIIDDLSSGLYNSPASCLKELVNNSYDADATVVEVLIKPDAEFIAIEDNGCGMSKAEFSTHFSRISESHKREGSSFTPSGRPKIGKIGIGFIAANELCDRMEIHSTKEGSRERLVVTIDFEVMRTKSPAERKEGAENYKKGDYSGVVTFDADPGEHYTKIYLKDVRESAREIMAGAEPPREDMAYKSFYGLKPETIADNLAHLKSWSELDEYSKTMLGVALNVPVAYPGGWLGEDPPNEVLDLADHVTQLRFSVNYDGTPLYKPIVLRSDARKSKMITRPVVYEGKNVSLRGYFHATHGMLRPEDLNGVLIRIRNAAVGEYIRDFLGYPSSTGQLFQRWVSAEIYVDDRLEDALNIDRRTLRETHDAYVELREWLHDELSAFIKQVRRELYSEPSKKRSVERGRAAATALAEVASLAENRISVTARNEVVEATLLGDLSPGRHKSPRTFSVAEVFEMAIKVAADTLPRPLAEAYIAEFSRRMKG; encoded by the coding sequence GTGACTGAATCGGAATCGACCGTCAACGGGCGTAGCAATTCGGACGCAAGCAGGGGAGCCGAGAGCTTCGACGGCGAGATTCTTGTGGGCTCAAGGATTATCGACGACCTTAGCTCTGGCCTTTATAACAGTCCAGCCTCGTGCCTCAAGGAGCTGGTCAACAACAGCTATGACGCGGATGCAACCGTCGTTGAGGTGCTAATCAAGCCGGATGCAGAATTCATTGCTATTGAGGACAATGGCTGCGGAATGTCCAAGGCCGAATTCAGCACACACTTTAGTAGAATTTCTGAATCCCACAAGCGGGAAGGCTCTAGCTTCACCCCCTCAGGTCGTCCGAAGATTGGCAAAATCGGTATTGGCTTCATTGCGGCTAACGAGCTATGTGATCGAATGGAGATTCACTCTACCAAAGAAGGTAGCCGTGAACGCCTGGTAGTCACCATTGACTTTGAAGTAATGCGGACCAAATCACCAGCAGAACGCAAGGAAGGGGCCGAGAACTATAAAAAAGGAGACTATTCAGGCGTAGTAACTTTCGATGCCGATCCGGGCGAGCACTACACTAAAATCTATCTTAAGGATGTGCGAGAATCGGCTCGTGAGATTATGGCCGGCGCCGAGCCGCCTCGGGAAGACATGGCCTATAAGTCATTCTACGGGCTCAAGCCGGAAACTATCGCGGATAATCTGGCGCATCTTAAGTCTTGGTCGGAACTGGACGAATATAGCAAAACAATGCTTGGCGTTGCTTTGAATGTACCTGTTGCCTATCCCGGTGGTTGGTTGGGAGAAGATCCTCCGAACGAGGTCCTTGACTTGGCCGATCATGTAACGCAGCTTAGATTTAGCGTAAATTATGATGGCACCCCGCTGTATAAACCGATCGTCTTACGAAGCGATGCCCGTAAATCTAAGATGATAACTCGACCGGTCGTGTACGAAGGTAAGAATGTTTCGTTGCGGGGATACTTTCATGCGACTCACGGTATGCTTCGACCAGAAGATCTTAATGGAGTCTTAATTCGCATAAGGAATGCGGCTGTTGGTGAGTATATTCGAGACTTCTTGGGATATCCCTCAAGTACGGGCCAGCTGTTCCAGCGATGGGTGAGCGCGGAAATCTATGTGGATGACAGGTTGGAAGATGCTCTCAACATAGATAGAAGGACTCTTCGTGAGACCCATGATGCATATGTGGAGCTTCGGGAGTGGTTGCATGATGAGCTGTCAGCTTTTATTAAGCAGGTTCGCAGGGAGCTGTATTCTGAACCCTCGAAGAAGAGGTCCGTCGAGCGCGGTAGGGCGGCCGCAACTGCGCTGGCCGAAGTAGCCTCCCTAGCGGAAAATCGGATTTCCGTTACGGCCCGAAACGAGGTGGTCGAAGCCACGTTGCTCGGTGACCTTTCCCCTGGCCGTCATAAGTCGCCGCGGACCTTCTCCGTGGCTGAGGTTTTTGAGATGGCGATCAAAGTGGCGGCCGATACACTTCCACGTCCTCTTGCTGAAGCATATATCGCCGAATTTTCTCGCCGGATGAAGGGATGA